The Streptomyces sp. 135 sequence CTCGGCGCGCTCGCCTACGGGGAGCTCGCGGCGTTCGAGAGGCTCGCGGAGGACGCGAAGCTGGCGCCGACCCTCGGCGACAAGGCGGAGCTGGCGAAGATGGCGTCGGCGGAGTTCCACCATTTCGAGCAGTTGCGGGACCGGCTGTCGGCGATCGGCGCGGAGCCGACCGAGGCCATGGAGCCCTTCGTGGCGGCGCTCGACGGTTTCCACCGGCAGACCGCGCCGTCCGACTGGCTGGAGGGTCTCGTCAAGGCGTACGTCGGTGACTCGATCGCCAGTGACTTCTACCGCGAGGTGGCGGCCCGCCTCGACGCCGACACGCGCGAACTCGTCCTCGCCGTCCTCGACGACACCGGGCACGCCAGTTTCGCCGTGGAGAAGGTGCGCGCCGCGATCGAGGCGGACCCGCGGGTCGGCGGGCGGCTCGCCCTGTGGGCGCGGCGGCTGATGGGTGAGGCGCTCTCGCAGTCGCAGCGGGTGGTCGCGGACCGGGACGCCCTGTCGACCATGCTGGTCGGGGGCGTGGCCGACGGGTTCGACCTCGCCGAGGTGGGGCGGATGTTCTCGCGGATCACGGAGGCGCACACCAAGCGGATGGCCGCGCTGGGGCTGGCCGCCTGAGAGTCCGTTGCCGGACGCGGGTGGTCGTGGGCTGAGCGCGCGGTTCCCCGCGCCCCTGTCACGCCGTCGCTGAGCGGTGCATTCCGGCTCGGGTCGGGCGGAGCAGCAGGGAGAGCAGGGCCGCAGAGACGGCCACCGCTCCCAGCATGACCGCGGGGGCGTGGCCGGGGCCGAGTGCCATGTGGGTGATGAAGGCGCCGATGAGGGCGCCGGCGGGGCCCGTCGACAGGACCAGGCTGCGCGCGGGCAGCCGGTGCGCCAGCCGGTGGGCCGCGGCCCAGGCCAGCGCGAGGCCCAGCAAGGTGGAGCCGAGTGCTTCCAGAATCACGGTGGTGCCCTCCTTCGCGGCCAGGTGCAAATCGGTCGTAGCCGGTCTACCCCTGGCGGCCGGAACGCAACCCTCCATGATCCGGAGGGCTCCACCGCCACCGCGTACGGCAACACGCGCGTACGGCAACACGCGCGTACGGCAACGCATGAGTACGGCCCGGCGGTCGAGAGAACCGCCGGGCCGTACTCGTACTCGTATGCGCGTCCTACAGGGCGCTGAAGCCCACCTTGCGCGCGGTGGGCTCGCCGAGCTCCACGTACGCGAGGCGGTCGGCCGGAACCAGGACCTTGCGGCCGTGGTCGTCCACGAGGCTCAGCAGCGGCGACTTGCCGGTCAGCGCCTCGGACACCGCGTGCTCGATTTCCTCGGCGCTCTGGCCGCTCTCCAGCACGATCTCGCGGGGCGCGTACTGCACGCCGATCTTGACCTCCACGGCTTTGTCCCTCCGACGGTCAGTCTGTGCGCGGCCGTCCGCGCCGTACCCAGCACACATTAGCCCGGTGAGGGGATGTGGACGGCCGCTGCCGTGCACGCCGGTAGCGAACACGGAGCGGGAACAAAGAGGCGGTAGCCGGGGTGCGGCGTCAGTGGCCCTCGGTGCCGTGCAGCGGGAAGCCCGCGATGCCGCGCCAGGCGAGCGAGGTGAGCAGTTCCACCGCCTTGTCGCGCGGGACCGTGCTGCCGCTGGCCAGCCAGTACCGGGCGACCACCTGCGAGTATCCGCCGAGGCCCACGGCCAGTAGCATCGCCTCGTCGCGCGGCAAGCCGGTGTCCTCGGCGATGACCTCGCAGATCGCCTCCGCGCACTGGAGGGTGACGCGGTCCACGCGCTCGCGGACCGCTGCCTCGTTCGTCAGATCCGACTCGAAGACCAGCCGGAAGGCGCCGCCCTCGTTCTCGACGTACGCGAAGTAGGCGTCCATCGTCGCCGCGACGCGCAGCTTGTTGTCCGTGGTGGATGCGAGGGCCGTGCGCACCGACTGGAGCAGCGACTCGCAGTGCTGGTCGAGCAGGGCCAGATAGAGGTCGAGCTTGCCGGGGAAGTGCTGGTAGAGCACCGGCTTGCTGACCCCGGCGCGCTCGGCGATGTCGTCCATCGCGGCCGCGTGGTACCCCTGTGCGACGAAAACTTCCTGGGCCGCGCCGAGAAGTTGATTGCGCCGGGCACGACGCGGCAGGCGAGTGCCCCGCGGGCGTGCCGCCTCTGTCTGCTCGATGGCTGTCACGCCGCCTCCCAAATCGTCCGATGTGCGGTGAGCGCCGCGCCGCCATCGTACTTTTCGGTAACAGTGATGTGTGCGGTGCGGGCGCAGAATTTCACGGACTGGACCGCCGTGGAAGGGCTTCGCGGCGGTGCGTAGCGGGGCAAACACGGTCAGGCCGTGTCGGCCGCCGTTCTTGGGGGACGGCTCAGCGGTAGTCGTCCTCGTCGAGATCGACCACGCGGGCCTGTTCGGCGAGGTCCGCCACATTGGCGGCGTTCGGATCGGCGTCCTTCAGTGAGTCGTCCCTGCTCGGGGCGAGATCGGCCTGCTGCTCGGCGGCGTCCGCCTCCGGGGTCTCCAGATCCGCCTCGGCCGTGCTCGCGTCGTCTTCCGGCTCGAAGGTCTCGGGATCGGTCGGGTCGACACTCATGTGTGGCTCTCTCTTCCCTTGCGGTACTGGCGGCCCTTCGTGAATGCGAGTGCCCTCTTCGCCCGCTTTCTATGAGCGTAGGAGACGCCCGGATGTGGCGCTACGCGATCCGTGCGCGACCTGTGACGGCGAACACGTGAGTCAGCGCGTGATCGTCTCGTAACATTGCCGCATGTCTTCGACCGAGCTGCCGAATCTGCTGGCCGCCACCGCCGCGCCCAAGCCCGGTGCCGTCGCGGTCGCGGAGGGTGAGCGGCTCGGCTCGGTCGGCCTGCCGGGGCTCACCCTGACCGTGCGCTCACGGCCCCCGGTCCGCCCCGGGCTCCCGCCCGCCCTGTTCGTGCACGGGCTCGGCGGCTCCTCGCAGAACTGGTCGGCCCTGATGCCACTGGTCGAGGACGTCGTCGACTGCGAGGCCATCGACCTGCCGGGGTTCGGTGACTCCCCGCCGCCGGACGACGGGAACTACTCGATCACCGGGCACGCCCGCGCGGTCATCCGCTACCTCGACGCCCGCAACCGTGGCCCCGTCCACCTCGTCGGCAACTCGCTGGGCGGCGCCATCACCACGCGCGTCGCCGCGGTGCGGCCCGATCTCGTACGCACGCTGACGCTGGTCTCGCCCGCGCTGCCCGAGCTGCGCGTGCAGCGCACGGCGGTGCCGACCGGGCTGCTCGCGGTGCCCGGAGTCGCCGGGCTGTTCACGCGGCTCACCAGGGACTGGACCGCCGAGCAGCGGGTCCGCGGAGTCATGGGGCTCTGTTACGGCGATCCGGCCAAGGTCACGCCGGAAGGTTTCAGCGCGGCGGTCCGCGAGATGGAGCGCCGGCTTCAGCTCCCCTACTTCTGGGACGCGATGGCGCGCTCGGCGCGCGGGGTCGTGGACGCGTACACGCTGGGCGGGCAGCACGGGCTGTGGCGGCAGGCCGAGCGGGTGCTCGCGCCCACCCTGCTGGTGTACGGCGCGCGGGACCTCCTCGTCTCGTACCGCATGGCACGTAAGGCGGCCGCGGCGTTCCGTGACTCGCGGCTGCTCACGCTGACCGAGGTGGGGCACGTGGCGATGATGGAGGATCCGCGGAGCGTGGCCACCGCTTTCCGCGAACTGCTCCTGGATGCGGGGGAGTCGAGCGGGACGGGGGGTGCTCGGAGGGTTCGTTCCCCTGACGCCGAGGCAGGCCCCCGTGACGCCCGTACGGGTTCGGGGAGCTGAGGCGACGCGTGGGACGACACAGCCGCCGCGGCCCGGCAGCCACACCTGACAACAAGAGCACCACGGGTACTGCGCAGCCACAGGGCGCCGACGCCGGTGCCCGCCCGCAGTCCGGCGCGCAGCCCGGCCCGGGGACGGGTCGTCGCAGGCGGGCGCCCGGGGGTGACGGGGCGCCGCCCGCGCACGGCACGCCCGTGCATGAGGCGCCCCCGCAGTCGCCGCTTTCCCCCGCTGCTCCGGAAGTCCGCGGTGGGCATCCCGAGCAGCGGGAGCCCGGCGGCGGCTGGGGCGATGCCTCCGGTGGCGGCGCGGAGCCGGGTGCCGGAGCCGGGCAGAGCGGGTTGCCGCGGCCGTCGCGCGCCCGGCGGGGGCGGCAAGGGCCCCGCCAGGACTACGTGGAAGCCTTTCCCGAGGGTGCCCCTGAGGGGGCGGGGCCGGGCGCGCCACCGCCGCCCCACGACCCGTACGCCTCCGTCACCGAATGGACCGAGAGTCCCGCGCACCGGGCCGACGGTGGGGCCGATGACTTCTCCGCCGACGCCGGCGCCAGTGACGGCGCCAGTGACGGCGGCGGCAGTGACAGCGACGGTGGCGGCGGCGTCGGCTCCGCCGGTGCCAGGAAGGGCGGGCGGGTCCGCATCTTCACCGGCATCGCGGCCGCCGCCGTGACCGCCGTGCTCGCGATCGTCGTGGCGGGCCAGGTCGCCGACGGCGCCGACGACTCCGATGTCCGCCCCCAGGCCGCCCCCGGCGGTGGCGCGCGCGACACCGAGGACCCCGCCTCGCGCTCCGACGAACGGCCGCCGCCCAAGGAGCCCGTCAAGGGCCCGGAAGCGGCTCCGGTGACGTACGAGCAGAAGATGGGCAAGAAATACCCGCTGGACGCCGACCTCAAGGGCTCCGGTGATTTCGAGGTGGTTCCCGGATTCGACAAGGCGCCCGGAAAGGGACAGCTCTACCGCTATCGCGTCGATGTCGAGAAGGGGCTCGGTCTGGACGGCACACTCTTCGCGCAGGCCGTGCACAAAACCCTGAACGACGACCGGAGTTGGGCCCACGACGGAGGTCGCGCCTTCCAGCGGATCTCGTCGGGAAAACCCCATTTCGTCATCACGCTCGCGAGCCCCGGGACGACCGCGGAATGGTGCGCGAAATCCGGTCTCGACACGACCCAGGACAATGTCTCGTGCGATTCCGCGGCGACGGAACGCGTAATGATCAATGCCTTCCGATGGGCGCAGGGCGCCAAGACCTACGGCGACGCCGTCAAGAAGAAGTACGGCAGCGCCATTTTCCCGTACCGCCAGATGCTGATCAATCACGAGGTCGGGCACCGGCTCGGCTTCAACCACACGGACTGCACGGAGGACGGCGGCCTCGCGCCGGTCATGCAGCAGCAGACCAAGTTCCTGAATCACGACGGGATCAAGTGCAAGGCCAACCCCTGGGCGTACCCCGAGGGTTGAGCCGCGGCCGGTGAGCCCGGGACCGGCGTCCGGCGAGGGAGTCGCTTTGACATCCGCCGGAAGTTCGTTCATATTTCTGCGCATGTCGAACCGTCACGCCCCTTCGAGCGCCGCCATCGAGCTGGCGCTGCTCGGCGTGACCGCGCTCTGCGTGGCCGACATCCACTGTTGCTGACGCCCGCCCCGGCGAGTGCGTCGCTCTTTCCACGGCTCCGTTGTGCCGGCTCCGTCCCACAGCTCTGTGCCGTTTTCCTCCCCGCACCCTCCCCGGGGTCAGCTCTGCTCCATTTCCGCTGATCCGCCGCGTTTTCGCGGTGTTCCCCGAGAGGTTCTCCCCGATGCGTCAAGCGTCCGTCATAGCCCGCCGCGTGGCAGCGGCATCCGTCAGCCTGGTCCTGGCCTCGGGCGTCGCCGCCTGCGCGGGACCGAAGGGCGGCGGCGCCGGGAGCGACGGTGACGGCGAGCCGGCGAAGGGCGGCACGCTCACCGTCCTCAACCGCGACCCGCAGACCGACTTCGACCCCGCGCGGCTCTACACCTCCGGCGGCGGCAACGTGCCGAGCCTCGTCTTCCGCACGCTGACCACCCGCAACCGCGAGGACGGTGCCAAGGGCGCCGAGGTCGTGCCGGACCTCGCCACCGACCTGGGCAAGCCGAGCAAGAACGCCACGGTGTGGACGTACACCCTGAAGAAGGGGCTCAAGTACGAGGACGGTTCGCCGATCACCTCGGCGGACGTGAAGTACGGCATCGAGCGTTCCTTCGCCCCCGAACTCAGCGGAGGGGCGCCCTACCTGAGGGACTGGCTGATCGGCGGGGACACGTACCAGGGCCCCTACAAGGACAAGAGCGGCAAGGGACTCGAGTCGATCGAGACGCCGGACGAGCGCACCATCGTCTTCCGTCTGAACAAGCCCGAGGGCGAGTTCCCCTTCCTGGCCACCCAGACGCAGTTCGCCCCCGTCCCCAGGAGCAAGGACAAGGGCACGAAGTACGAGGAGCACCCGGTCTCGTCCGGGCCCTACAAGGTCGTCAGGAACGAGAACGACGGCGAGCGGCTGCGCCTGGAGCGCAACCCCCACTGGTCGGCGAAGACCGACCCGGAGCGGAAGGCCTACCCGGACGTCATCGACGTACGCTCCGGCCTCGACTCGTCCGTCGTCAACCAGCGGCTCTCCGCGAGCCGGGGCGCCGACGCCGCCGCCGTCACCACCGACACCAACCTCGGCCCCGCCGAGCTCGCCAAGGTCACCGGCGACAAGGAACTGGCCTCGCACGTCGGCACCGGCCACTTCGGATACACGAACTACCTCGCCTTCAACCCGAAGGTGAAGCCCTTCGACGATCCCAAGGTGCGGCAGGCCATCTCGTACGCCGTGGACCGCTCCTCGGTGGTCAACGCCGCGGGCGGCTCCTCGCTCGCCGAGCCCGCCACCACCTACCTGCCGAACCAGAAATCCTTCGGATACACGAAGTACGACCACTTCCCGGCGGGCCCGAACGGCAACCCCAAGAAAGCGAAGGAGCTGCTGAAGGAGGCCGGTCACGAGGACGGGCTGACCATCACGCTCACGCACTCCAACGCCAAGGACTTCGAGACGAGCCCCGAGATCGCGACCGCGATCCAGGACGCCCTGAAGAAGGCCGGCATCACCGTCAAGCTGGCGGGCCTGGAGGAGAACGACTACTCCGACAAGATCCACAGCGCCCAGGACGAGCCCGGCCTCTTCCTCTCCCACTGGGGCGCCGACTGGCCCTCCGGCGGCCCCTTCCTCGCCCCGATCTTCGACGGGCGGCAGATCGTGAAGGACGGCGCCAACTTCAACACCGGCTTCCTGGACGACCGTTCCGTCAATGACGAGATCGACGAGATCAACAAGCTGACGGACCTTGACGCCGCCGCGAAGCGCTGGGGCGCACTCGACAAGAAGATCGGCGAGAAGGCGCTGACCGTGCCGCTCTTCCACCCGGTCTACAAGCGGCTGTACGGCAAGGACGTCCGGAACGTCGTCATCAGCGACTGGACCGGCGTCCTCGACGTCTCCCAGGTCGCGGTGAAGTCGTCGTGACGCCTTTCTGGCGGCGGCTGCGCCGGCAGCCCGCCGTCCTCGTCGCGGCGGGCGTCGTCGCGCTGCTCGCCCTCGTGGCGCTCGCCGCGCCGCTGCTCACGGCCCTG is a genomic window containing:
- a CDS encoding DUF3107 domain-containing protein yields the protein MEVKIGVQYAPREIVLESGQSAEEIEHAVSEALTGKSPLLSLVDDHGRKVLVPADRLAYVELGEPTARKVGFSAL
- a CDS encoding alpha/beta hydrolase, coding for MSSTELPNLLAATAAPKPGAVAVAEGERLGSVGLPGLTLTVRSRPPVRPGLPPALFVHGLGGSSQNWSALMPLVEDVVDCEAIDLPGFGDSPPPDDGNYSITGHARAVIRYLDARNRGPVHLVGNSLGGAITTRVAAVRPDLVRTLTLVSPALPELRVQRTAVPTGLLAVPGVAGLFTRLTRDWTAEQRVRGVMGLCYGDPAKVTPEGFSAAVREMERRLQLPYFWDAMARSARGVVDAYTLGGQHGLWRQAERVLAPTLLVYGARDLLVSYRMARKAAAAFRDSRLLTLTEVGHVAMMEDPRSVATAFRELLLDAGESSGTGGARRVRSPDAEAGPRDARTGSGS
- a CDS encoding TetR/AcrR family transcriptional regulator translates to MTAIEQTEAARPRGTRLPRRARRNQLLGAAQEVFVAQGYHAAAMDDIAERAGVSKPVLYQHFPGKLDLYLALLDQHCESLLQSVRTALASTTDNKLRVAATMDAYFAYVENEGGAFRLVFESDLTNEAAVRERVDRVTLQCAEAICEVIAEDTGLPRDEAMLLAVGLGGYSQVVARYWLASGSTVPRDKAVELLTSLAWRGIAGFPLHGTEGH
- a CDS encoding ABC transporter substrate-binding protein; translated protein: MRQASVIARRVAAASVSLVLASGVAACAGPKGGGAGSDGDGEPAKGGTLTVLNRDPQTDFDPARLYTSGGGNVPSLVFRTLTTRNREDGAKGAEVVPDLATDLGKPSKNATVWTYTLKKGLKYEDGSPITSADVKYGIERSFAPELSGGAPYLRDWLIGGDTYQGPYKDKSGKGLESIETPDERTIVFRLNKPEGEFPFLATQTQFAPVPRSKDKGTKYEEHPVSSGPYKVVRNENDGERLRLERNPHWSAKTDPERKAYPDVIDVRSGLDSSVVNQRLSASRGADAAAVTTDTNLGPAELAKVTGDKELASHVGTGHFGYTNYLAFNPKVKPFDDPKVRQAISYAVDRSSVVNAAGGSSLAEPATTYLPNQKSFGYTKYDHFPAGPNGNPKKAKELLKEAGHEDGLTITLTHSNAKDFETSPEIATAIQDALKKAGITVKLAGLEENDYSDKIHSAQDEPGLFLSHWGADWPSGGPFLAPIFDGRQIVKDGANFNTGFLDDRSVNDEIDEINKLTDLDAAAKRWGALDKKIGEKALTVPLFHPVYKRLYGKDVRNVVISDWTGVLDVSQVAVKSS
- a CDS encoding DUF3152 domain-containing protein; translation: MGRHSRRGPAATPDNKSTTGTAQPQGADAGARPQSGAQPGPGTGRRRRAPGGDGAPPAHGTPVHEAPPQSPLSPAAPEVRGGHPEQREPGGGWGDASGGGAEPGAGAGQSGLPRPSRARRGRQGPRQDYVEAFPEGAPEGAGPGAPPPPHDPYASVTEWTESPAHRADGGADDFSADAGASDGASDGGGSDSDGGGGVGSAGARKGGRVRIFTGIAAAAVTAVLAIVVAGQVADGADDSDVRPQAAPGGGARDTEDPASRSDERPPPKEPVKGPEAAPVTYEQKMGKKYPLDADLKGSGDFEVVPGFDKAPGKGQLYRYRVDVEKGLGLDGTLFAQAVHKTLNDDRSWAHDGGRAFQRISSGKPHFVITLASPGTTAEWCAKSGLDTTQDNVSCDSAATERVMINAFRWAQGAKTYGDAVKKKYGSAIFPYRQMLINHEVGHRLGFNHTDCTEDGGLAPVMQQQTKFLNHDGIKCKANPWAYPEG
- a CDS encoding ferritin-like fold-containing protein; the encoded protein is MRFMETPDTPAESAPESPAEPTGVAAQDWAKASAEPHYRAAVVDLLGALAYGELAAFERLAEDAKLAPTLGDKAELAKMASAEFHHFEQLRDRLSAIGAEPTEAMEPFVAALDGFHRQTAPSDWLEGLVKAYVGDSIASDFYREVAARLDADTRELVLAVLDDTGHASFAVEKVRAAIEADPRVGGRLALWARRLMGEALSQSQRVVADRDALSTMLVGGVADGFDLAEVGRMFSRITEAHTKRMAALGLAA
- a CDS encoding Ms4533A family Cys-rich leader peptide, giving the protein MSNRHAPSSAAIELALLGVTALCVADIHCC